A window from Bombus fervidus isolate BK054 chromosome 12, iyBomFerv1, whole genome shotgun sequence encodes these proteins:
- the Liprin-alpha gene encoding PTPRF interacting protein alpha isoform X6 has product MWNMMCDVMPTIAEDSISQRSSQYSGEDANFEQLMVSMLDERDKLVESLRENQERLQETEARLQEVEKERDSLNRQLNANIPQDFSQLTKELAAARESILEREEEISELKAERNNTRLLLEHLECLVSRHERSLRMTVVKRQAAAQSGVSSEVEVLKALKSLFEHHKALDEKVRERLRVALERNTSLEEELAITKEELQQYKLSGHAPKNIEDRPKENGQAEDGQQQNKNETEQAAGQQEQQQQPQQQQLQQSVQKLGTEKSTEIESRLSNGSLDPVDQDSAARVIDLQATLDKQSSELSTWQRRVAELSGRVAELEETLSKTQKDLLKTQETNVKLQRDLRENVAQKEDQEERIATLEKRYLNAQRESTSLHDLNEKLEQELQHKKAQLKLQEEKIAAIQEKLELAEQKLAQYAKLPEMEEQLKQRMEALTQVRRPNQQAQERHGSAEDRIQRLETQLEEKNAEVMRVNQRLKMNEEHNTRLSTTVDKLLSESNERLQVHLKERMHALEEKNALTQELEKTRKIAEDLQNEKAEIVKELGKARLEIDNVKRQMLQQEIAFNIQQTDALTRSLSPNAVDPGSFSRSASHSSFDTHSLPRRTGKRPAIEDDPTKNYVARTLAEQEWEKLQQAHVLANVQQAFDVSSDAEGDGDNESLFSCAADVISPTGHTDAQTLALMLQEQLDAINNEIRLIQEEKQSTEARAEELESRVGSLEHMNLLARGRSLERASPPLSGRSTPKSHHSPNRDYLHKYHTAPASMSPAHLHQYAASLASPGQLSESLPASQLQLSGEELHSVSERDSTGGAGSGGSDAASPLTARSIRLERVAQALAHSQEELRRHGQHNNGALNSGTPPSPLSSRHSSQDSLHKNNLSGVGLPIGQLSSSHLHMQSTMSPATAAAVAAAQKKKGIKSSLGRFFSKKEKIKGKDTPMPGDIPGMGGANTPADPDYGDNVSVAGTMGSKSDFDRRKKKSPSVFGSMLDSSRHELLAEAMKAGTPFALWNGPTVVAWLELWVGMPTWYVAACRANVKSGAIMSALSDTEIQREIGISNPLHRLKLRLAIQEMVSLTSPSAPTTSRTTLAFGDMNHEWIGNVWLPSLGLPQYRSTFMECLVDARMLDHLNKKDLRGQLRMVDSFHRTSLQYGILCLKRLNYDRQQLEERRRMAEGANVDVLVWSNDRVIRWVQSIGLKEYGNHLLESGVHGALIALDESFDANSFALALQIPTQNTQARQLLEMEFANLLTVGTERRLDEANNMKS; this is encoded by the exons CTTCTGCTCGAGCATTTGGAATGCCTGGTTTCCCGACATGAACGATCGCTTAGGATGACTGTAGTGAAGAGGCAAGCCGCCGCGCAATCTGGAGTATCGTCCGAAGTTGAAGTGCTCAAAGCTCTAAAAAGTCTGTTCGAGCACCACAAGGCTTTAGACGAGAAA GTGCGTGAACGATTACGAGTTGCATTAGAAAGGAATACAAGCCTGGAAGAAGAGCTAGCTATTACCAAAGAAGAG cTCCAGCAATATAAATTAAGTGGACATGCGcctaaaaatatagaagataGGCCCAAGGAGAACGGACAGGCGGAAGATGGTCAGCAACAGAACAAG AATGAGACTGAGCAGGCAGCAGGCCAGCAggaacagcaacaacaaccgCAACAACAACAACTGCAGCAGTCAGTACAAAAACTAGGTACGGAGAAGTCAACAGAGATCGAAAGTAGACTGAGCAATGGCAGTCTCGATCCTGTGGACCAGGATTCTGCGGCGCGTGTAATAGATTTGCAAGCTACTCTCGACAAGCAG AGCTCAGAGTTGAGCACATGGCAGCGGCGGGTAGCCGAATTAAGTGGCCGAGTAGCAGAGTTAGAAGAAACTTTGTCCAAGACTCAGAAAGACCTTCTGAAAACCCAAGAAACGAATGTCAAACTGCAGAGAGATCTACGTGAAAATGTTGCCCAAAAAGAGGACCAAGAAGAAAGGATAGCGACTCTTGAAAAACGTTATCTTAATGCTCAACGAGAGTCCACTAGTTTACATGATCTCAATGAAAAGCTGGAGCAAGAGCTGCAGCACAAGAAAGCTCAATTAAAG CtccaagaagaaaaaatagcgGCGATACAGGAGAAACTAGAACTTGCAGAACAAAAATTAGCCCAATACGCTAAGTTAccagaaatggaagagcaatTAAAGCAGAGGATGGAGGCTCTGACGCAGGTGAGGAGGCCCAACCAG caGGCTCAAGAAAGACATGGCAGCGCAGAGGATAGAATACAGAGGTTGGAAACGCAACTTGAAGAAAAGAATGCAGAAGTGATGCGTGTCAATCAACGACTCAAGATGAATGAGGAGCATAATACGCGGCTTAGTACAACTGTTGATAAACTTTTGTCGg AATCTAACGAAAGATTACAAGTACATTTAAAAGAAAGGATGCACGCATTAGAAGAGAAAAACGCACTCACGCAAGAACTGGAAAAGACTAGGAAGATTGCGGAAGATCTTCAAAATGAGAAGGCCGAAATAGTTAAGGAATTAGGGAAAGCTCGCCTTGAAATTGATAATGTAAAAAGGCAAATGCTTCAGCAAGAAATTGCATTCAATATTCAACAAACAGATGCTCTAACTCGAAGTTTGTCTCCCAATGCAGTGGATCCAGGTTCCTTTTCTAGGAGTGCAAGTCATAGTAGTTTTGATACTCATTCTTTACCAAGAAGAACGGGTAAACGACCTGCAATCGAAGATGATCCAACAAAG aattatgtaGCGCGCACTTTAGCAGAGCAAGAATGGGAAAAATTACAGCAAGCTCATGTCCTTGCAAATGTACAACAAGCATTTGATGTTTCTAGTGATGCAGAAGGTGACGGAGATAACGAAAGTTTATTCAGTTGTGCAGCTGATGTAATTAGTCCTACAGGACATACGGATGCTCAAACACTAGCATTAATGTTACAAGAACAATTAGATGCAATTAACAATGAAATTAGATTAATCCAG GAAGAAAAGCAAAGTACCGAAGCGCGTGCCGAAGAGTTGGAGTCCCGGGTTGGTAGTCTTGAACATATGAATTTGTTAGCCAGAGGACGAAGTCTCGAACGGGCATCTCCACCATTAAGTGGACGATCCACTCCAAAATCGCATCATAGTCCAAATAGagattatttacataaatatcataCG gCACCAGCATCAATGTCTCCAGCGCATCTCCATCAATATGCTGCCTCTTTAGCTAGTCCAGGTCAACTTTCGGAATCCCTTCCTGCGAGCCAG tTGCAGTTATCAGGCGAAGAATTGCATTCAGTGAGTGAAAGAGACAGCACTGGTGGTGCAGGAAGTGGTGGTAGCGATGCAGCTTCACCGTTGACTGCTCGATCGATCAGACTAGAACGAGTAGCACAGGCACTTGCTCACAGTCAAGAGGAGCTCAGAAG GCATGGGCAACATAACAACGGCGCACTCAATTCTGGGACTCCCCCTTCCCCATTGTCCTCACGTCATAGCAGCCAGGACAGTTTGCATAAGAACAACTTGTCTGGTGTTGGATTGCCAATTGGACAATTGTCTAGTTCGCATTTGCATATGCAATCTACCATGAGTCCAGCAACCGCAGCAGCAGTAGCTGCAGCTCAAAAGAAGAAAGGCATTAAGAGCAGTCTTGGTAGATTTTTCAGCAAGAAAGAAAAG ATCAAGGGGAAAGATACACCAATGCCTGGAGATATACCAGGTATGGGAGGAGCAAATACACCTGCAGATCCTGATTATGGAGATAATGTTTCTGTTGCTGGCACTATGGGTAGTAAAAGCGATTTTGAtcgtagaaaaaagaaaag TCCAAGTGTATTTGGAAGTATGTTAGATTCTTCACGACACGAACTTCTGGCGGAGGCAATGAAAGCTGGAACACCTTTTGCTCTATGGAACGGACCAACTGTAGTGGCTTGGCTTGAGCTTTGGGTGGGCATGCCAACGTGGTATGTTGCAGCTTGCCGGGCAAATGTCAAAAGTGGTGCCATAATGAGTGCTCTTAGTGATACCGAAATTCAACGTGAAATTGGTATAAG tAATCCTCTACATCGATTGAAACTACGGTTAGCTATTCAAGAAATGGTGTCACTTACAAGTCCATCAGCACCAACAACTTCTCGCACAACCTTAGCATTTGGAGATATGAACCACGAATGGATTGGTAATGTCTGGCTTCCAAGTCTTGGTTTGCCACAGTATCGATCCACTTTCATGGAGTGCCTTGTTGATGCCAGAATGTTGGATCACCTTAACAAAAAGGACCTTCGTGGTCAACTTAGAATGGTTGATAGTTTTCACAG aaCAAGCTTGCAATATGGCATTTTGTGTTTAAAACGATTAAATTATGATAGGCAACAATTAGAAGAAAGGAGACGAATGGCGGAAGGTGCAAACGTCGATGTTCTTGTATGGAGTAATGATCGTGTTATAAGATGGGTGCAATCTATCGGCCTGAaa gAATACGGTAACCACCTCTTAGAATCTGGGGTACATGGAGCTCTTATAGCCCTCGATGAAAGTTTCGACGCAAATAGTTTTGCTCTAGCTTTGCAAATTCCAACGCAAAACACACAA GCTCGGCAGTTGTTAGAGATGGAGTTCGCAAATTTATTAACAGTAGGAACAGAAAGGCGACTCGATGAAGCGAATAATATGAAATCCTGA
- the Liprin-alpha gene encoding PTPRF interacting protein alpha isoform X5: protein MWNMMCDVMPTIAEDSISQRSSQYSGEDANFEQLMVSMLDERDKLVESLRENQERLQETEARLQEVEKERDSLNRQLNANIPQDFSQLTKELAAARESILEREEEISELKAERNNTRLLLEHLECLVSRHERSLRMTVVKRQAAAQSGVSSEVEVLKALKSLFEHHKALDEKVRERLRVALERNTSLEEELAITKEELQQYKLSGHAPKNIEDRPKENGQAEDGQQQNKNETEQAAGQQEQQQQPQQQQLQQSVQKLGTEKSTEIESRLSNGSLDPVDQDSAARVIDLQATLDKQSSELSTWQRRVAELSGRVAELEETLSKTQKDLLKTQETNVKLQRDLRENVAQKEDQEERIATLEKRYLNAQRESTSLHDLNEKLEQELQHKKAQLKLQEEKIAAIQEKLELAEQKLAQYAKLPEMEEQLKQRMEALTQVRRPNQQAQERHGSAEDRIQRLETQLEEKNAEVMRVNQRLKMNEEHNTRLSTTVDKLLSESNERLQVHLKERMHALEEKNALTQELEKTRKIAEDLQNEKAEIVKELGKARLEIDNVKRQMLQQEIAFNIQQTDALTRSLSPNAVDPGSFSRSASHSSFDTHSLPRRTGKRPAIEDDPTKNYVARTLAEQEWEKLQQAHVLANVQQAFDVSSDAEGDGDNESLFSCAADVISPTGHTDAQTLALMLQEQLDAINNEIRLIQEEKQSTEARAEELESRVGSLEHMNLLARGRSLERASPPLSGRSTPKSHHSPNRDYLHKYHTAPASMSPAHLHQYAASLASPGQLSESLPASQLQLSGEELHSVSERDSTGGAGSGGSDAASPLTARSIRLERVAQALAHSQEELRSRHGQHNNGALNSGTPPSPLSSRHSSQDSLHKNNLSGVGLPIGQLSSSHLHMQSTMSPATAAAVAAAQKKKGIKSSLGRFFSKKEKIKGKDTPMPGDIPGMGGANTPADPDYGDNVSVAGTMGSKSDFDRRKKKSPSVFGSMLDSSRHELLAEAMKAGTPFALWNGPTVVAWLELWVGMPTWYVAACRANVKSGAIMSALSDTEIQREIGISNPLHRLKLRLAIQEMVSLTSPSAPTTSRTTLAFGDMNHEWIGNVWLPSLGLPQYRSTFMECLVDARMLDHLNKKDLRGQLRMVDSFHRTSLQYGILCLKRLNYDRQQLEERRRMAEGANVDVLVWSNDRVIRWVQSIGLKEYGNHLLESGVHGALIALDESFDANSFALALQIPTQNTQARQLLEMEFANLLTVGTERRLDEANNMKS, encoded by the exons CTTCTGCTCGAGCATTTGGAATGCCTGGTTTCCCGACATGAACGATCGCTTAGGATGACTGTAGTGAAGAGGCAAGCCGCCGCGCAATCTGGAGTATCGTCCGAAGTTGAAGTGCTCAAAGCTCTAAAAAGTCTGTTCGAGCACCACAAGGCTTTAGACGAGAAA GTGCGTGAACGATTACGAGTTGCATTAGAAAGGAATACAAGCCTGGAAGAAGAGCTAGCTATTACCAAAGAAGAG cTCCAGCAATATAAATTAAGTGGACATGCGcctaaaaatatagaagataGGCCCAAGGAGAACGGACAGGCGGAAGATGGTCAGCAACAGAACAAG AATGAGACTGAGCAGGCAGCAGGCCAGCAggaacagcaacaacaaccgCAACAACAACAACTGCAGCAGTCAGTACAAAAACTAGGTACGGAGAAGTCAACAGAGATCGAAAGTAGACTGAGCAATGGCAGTCTCGATCCTGTGGACCAGGATTCTGCGGCGCGTGTAATAGATTTGCAAGCTACTCTCGACAAGCAG AGCTCAGAGTTGAGCACATGGCAGCGGCGGGTAGCCGAATTAAGTGGCCGAGTAGCAGAGTTAGAAGAAACTTTGTCCAAGACTCAGAAAGACCTTCTGAAAACCCAAGAAACGAATGTCAAACTGCAGAGAGATCTACGTGAAAATGTTGCCCAAAAAGAGGACCAAGAAGAAAGGATAGCGACTCTTGAAAAACGTTATCTTAATGCTCAACGAGAGTCCACTAGTTTACATGATCTCAATGAAAAGCTGGAGCAAGAGCTGCAGCACAAGAAAGCTCAATTAAAG CtccaagaagaaaaaatagcgGCGATACAGGAGAAACTAGAACTTGCAGAACAAAAATTAGCCCAATACGCTAAGTTAccagaaatggaagagcaatTAAAGCAGAGGATGGAGGCTCTGACGCAGGTGAGGAGGCCCAACCAG caGGCTCAAGAAAGACATGGCAGCGCAGAGGATAGAATACAGAGGTTGGAAACGCAACTTGAAGAAAAGAATGCAGAAGTGATGCGTGTCAATCAACGACTCAAGATGAATGAGGAGCATAATACGCGGCTTAGTACAACTGTTGATAAACTTTTGTCGg AATCTAACGAAAGATTACAAGTACATTTAAAAGAAAGGATGCACGCATTAGAAGAGAAAAACGCACTCACGCAAGAACTGGAAAAGACTAGGAAGATTGCGGAAGATCTTCAAAATGAGAAGGCCGAAATAGTTAAGGAATTAGGGAAAGCTCGCCTTGAAATTGATAATGTAAAAAGGCAAATGCTTCAGCAAGAAATTGCATTCAATATTCAACAAACAGATGCTCTAACTCGAAGTTTGTCTCCCAATGCAGTGGATCCAGGTTCCTTTTCTAGGAGTGCAAGTCATAGTAGTTTTGATACTCATTCTTTACCAAGAAGAACGGGTAAACGACCTGCAATCGAAGATGATCCAACAAAG aattatgtaGCGCGCACTTTAGCAGAGCAAGAATGGGAAAAATTACAGCAAGCTCATGTCCTTGCAAATGTACAACAAGCATTTGATGTTTCTAGTGATGCAGAAGGTGACGGAGATAACGAAAGTTTATTCAGTTGTGCAGCTGATGTAATTAGTCCTACAGGACATACGGATGCTCAAACACTAGCATTAATGTTACAAGAACAATTAGATGCAATTAACAATGAAATTAGATTAATCCAG GAAGAAAAGCAAAGTACCGAAGCGCGTGCCGAAGAGTTGGAGTCCCGGGTTGGTAGTCTTGAACATATGAATTTGTTAGCCAGAGGACGAAGTCTCGAACGGGCATCTCCACCATTAAGTGGACGATCCACTCCAAAATCGCATCATAGTCCAAATAGagattatttacataaatatcataCG gCACCAGCATCAATGTCTCCAGCGCATCTCCATCAATATGCTGCCTCTTTAGCTAGTCCAGGTCAACTTTCGGAATCCCTTCCTGCGAGCCAG tTGCAGTTATCAGGCGAAGAATTGCATTCAGTGAGTGAAAGAGACAGCACTGGTGGTGCAGGAAGTGGTGGTAGCGATGCAGCTTCACCGTTGACTGCTCGATCGATCAGACTAGAACGAGTAGCACAGGCACTTGCTCACAGTCAAGAGGAGCTCAGAAG CAGGCATGGGCAACATAACAACGGCGCACTCAATTCTGGGACTCCCCCTTCCCCATTGTCCTCACGTCATAGCAGCCAGGACAGTTTGCATAAGAACAACTTGTCTGGTGTTGGATTGCCAATTGGACAATTGTCTAGTTCGCATTTGCATATGCAATCTACCATGAGTCCAGCAACCGCAGCAGCAGTAGCTGCAGCTCAAAAGAAGAAAGGCATTAAGAGCAGTCTTGGTAGATTTTTCAGCAAGAAAGAAAAG ATCAAGGGGAAAGATACACCAATGCCTGGAGATATACCAGGTATGGGAGGAGCAAATACACCTGCAGATCCTGATTATGGAGATAATGTTTCTGTTGCTGGCACTATGGGTAGTAAAAGCGATTTTGAtcgtagaaaaaagaaaag TCCAAGTGTATTTGGAAGTATGTTAGATTCTTCACGACACGAACTTCTGGCGGAGGCAATGAAAGCTGGAACACCTTTTGCTCTATGGAACGGACCAACTGTAGTGGCTTGGCTTGAGCTTTGGGTGGGCATGCCAACGTGGTATGTTGCAGCTTGCCGGGCAAATGTCAAAAGTGGTGCCATAATGAGTGCTCTTAGTGATACCGAAATTCAACGTGAAATTGGTATAAG tAATCCTCTACATCGATTGAAACTACGGTTAGCTATTCAAGAAATGGTGTCACTTACAAGTCCATCAGCACCAACAACTTCTCGCACAACCTTAGCATTTGGAGATATGAACCACGAATGGATTGGTAATGTCTGGCTTCCAAGTCTTGGTTTGCCACAGTATCGATCCACTTTCATGGAGTGCCTTGTTGATGCCAGAATGTTGGATCACCTTAACAAAAAGGACCTTCGTGGTCAACTTAGAATGGTTGATAGTTTTCACAG aaCAAGCTTGCAATATGGCATTTTGTGTTTAAAACGATTAAATTATGATAGGCAACAATTAGAAGAAAGGAGACGAATGGCGGAAGGTGCAAACGTCGATGTTCTTGTATGGAGTAATGATCGTGTTATAAGATGGGTGCAATCTATCGGCCTGAaa gAATACGGTAACCACCTCTTAGAATCTGGGGTACATGGAGCTCTTATAGCCCTCGATGAAAGTTTCGACGCAAATAGTTTTGCTCTAGCTTTGCAAATTCCAACGCAAAACACACAA GCTCGGCAGTTGTTAGAGATGGAGTTCGCAAATTTATTAACAGTAGGAACAGAAAGGCGACTCGATGAAGCGAATAATATGAAATCCTGA
- the Liprin-alpha gene encoding PTPRF interacting protein alpha isoform X7 — protein MWNMMCDVMPTIAEDSISQRSSQYSGEDANFEQLMVSMLDERDKLVESLRENQERLQETEARLQEVEKERDSLNRQLNANIPQDFSQLTKELAAARESILEREEEISELKAERNNTRLLLEHLECLVSRHERSLRMTVVKRQAAAQSGVSSEVEVLKALKSLFEHHKALDEKVRERLRVALERNTSLEEELAITKEELQQYKLSGHAPKNIEDRPKENGQAEDGQQQNKNETEQAAGQQEQQQQPQQQQLQQSVQKLGTEKSTEIESRLSNGSLDPVDQDSAARVIDLQATLDKQSSELSTWQRRVAELSGRVAELEETLSKTQKDLLKTQETNVKLQRDLRENVAQKEDQEERIATLEKRYLNAQRESTSLHDLNEKLEQELQHKKAQLKLQEEKIAAIQEKLELAEQKLAQYAKLPEMEEQLKQRMEALTQVRRPNQQAQERHGSAEDRIQRLETQLEEKNAEVMRVNQRLKMNEEHNTRLSTTVDKLLSESNERLQVHLKERMHALEEKNALTQELEKTRKIAEDLQNEKAEIVKELGKARLEIDNVKRQMLQQEIAFNIQQTDALTRSLSPNAVDPGSFSRSASHSSFDTHSLPRRTGKRPAIEDDPTKNYVARTLAEQEWEKLQQAHVLANVQQAFDVSSDAEGDGDNESLFSCAADVISPTGHTDAQTLALMLQEQLDAINNEIRLIQEEKQSTEARAEELESRVGSLEHMNLLARGRSLERASPPLSGRSTPKSHHSPNRDYLHKYHTAPASMSPAHLHQYAASLASPGQLSESLPASQLQLSGEELHSVSERDSTGGAGSGGSDAASPLTARSIRLERVAQALAHSQEELRRRTGQAGFPSSGFPAHSQDSLHKNNLSGVGLPIGQLSSSHLHMQSTMSPATAAAVAAAQKKKGIKSSLGRFFSKKEKIKGKDTPMPGDIPGMGGANTPADPDYGDNVSVAGTMGSKSDFDRRKKKSPSVFGSMLDSSRHELLAEAMKAGTPFALWNGPTVVAWLELWVGMPTWYVAACRANVKSGAIMSALSDTEIQREIGISNPLHRLKLRLAIQEMVSLTSPSAPTTSRTTLAFGDMNHEWIGNVWLPSLGLPQYRSTFMECLVDARMLDHLNKKDLRGQLRMVDSFHRTSLQYGILCLKRLNYDRQQLEERRRMAEGANVDVLVWSNDRVIRWVQSIGLKEYGNHLLESGVHGALIALDESFDANSFALALQIPTQNTQARQLLEMEFANLLTVGTERRLDEANNMKS, from the exons CTTCTGCTCGAGCATTTGGAATGCCTGGTTTCCCGACATGAACGATCGCTTAGGATGACTGTAGTGAAGAGGCAAGCCGCCGCGCAATCTGGAGTATCGTCCGAAGTTGAAGTGCTCAAAGCTCTAAAAAGTCTGTTCGAGCACCACAAGGCTTTAGACGAGAAA GTGCGTGAACGATTACGAGTTGCATTAGAAAGGAATACAAGCCTGGAAGAAGAGCTAGCTATTACCAAAGAAGAG cTCCAGCAATATAAATTAAGTGGACATGCGcctaaaaatatagaagataGGCCCAAGGAGAACGGACAGGCGGAAGATGGTCAGCAACAGAACAAG AATGAGACTGAGCAGGCAGCAGGCCAGCAggaacagcaacaacaaccgCAACAACAACAACTGCAGCAGTCAGTACAAAAACTAGGTACGGAGAAGTCAACAGAGATCGAAAGTAGACTGAGCAATGGCAGTCTCGATCCTGTGGACCAGGATTCTGCGGCGCGTGTAATAGATTTGCAAGCTACTCTCGACAAGCAG AGCTCAGAGTTGAGCACATGGCAGCGGCGGGTAGCCGAATTAAGTGGCCGAGTAGCAGAGTTAGAAGAAACTTTGTCCAAGACTCAGAAAGACCTTCTGAAAACCCAAGAAACGAATGTCAAACTGCAGAGAGATCTACGTGAAAATGTTGCCCAAAAAGAGGACCAAGAAGAAAGGATAGCGACTCTTGAAAAACGTTATCTTAATGCTCAACGAGAGTCCACTAGTTTACATGATCTCAATGAAAAGCTGGAGCAAGAGCTGCAGCACAAGAAAGCTCAATTAAAG CtccaagaagaaaaaatagcgGCGATACAGGAGAAACTAGAACTTGCAGAACAAAAATTAGCCCAATACGCTAAGTTAccagaaatggaagagcaatTAAAGCAGAGGATGGAGGCTCTGACGCAGGTGAGGAGGCCCAACCAG caGGCTCAAGAAAGACATGGCAGCGCAGAGGATAGAATACAGAGGTTGGAAACGCAACTTGAAGAAAAGAATGCAGAAGTGATGCGTGTCAATCAACGACTCAAGATGAATGAGGAGCATAATACGCGGCTTAGTACAACTGTTGATAAACTTTTGTCGg AATCTAACGAAAGATTACAAGTACATTTAAAAGAAAGGATGCACGCATTAGAAGAGAAAAACGCACTCACGCAAGAACTGGAAAAGACTAGGAAGATTGCGGAAGATCTTCAAAATGAGAAGGCCGAAATAGTTAAGGAATTAGGGAAAGCTCGCCTTGAAATTGATAATGTAAAAAGGCAAATGCTTCAGCAAGAAATTGCATTCAATATTCAACAAACAGATGCTCTAACTCGAAGTTTGTCTCCCAATGCAGTGGATCCAGGTTCCTTTTCTAGGAGTGCAAGTCATAGTAGTTTTGATACTCATTCTTTACCAAGAAGAACGGGTAAACGACCTGCAATCGAAGATGATCCAACAAAG aattatgtaGCGCGCACTTTAGCAGAGCAAGAATGGGAAAAATTACAGCAAGCTCATGTCCTTGCAAATGTACAACAAGCATTTGATGTTTCTAGTGATGCAGAAGGTGACGGAGATAACGAAAGTTTATTCAGTTGTGCAGCTGATGTAATTAGTCCTACAGGACATACGGATGCTCAAACACTAGCATTAATGTTACAAGAACAATTAGATGCAATTAACAATGAAATTAGATTAATCCAG GAAGAAAAGCAAAGTACCGAAGCGCGTGCCGAAGAGTTGGAGTCCCGGGTTGGTAGTCTTGAACATATGAATTTGTTAGCCAGAGGACGAAGTCTCGAACGGGCATCTCCACCATTAAGTGGACGATCCACTCCAAAATCGCATCATAGTCCAAATAGagattatttacataaatatcataCG gCACCAGCATCAATGTCTCCAGCGCATCTCCATCAATATGCTGCCTCTTTAGCTAGTCCAGGTCAACTTTCGGAATCCCTTCCTGCGAGCCAG tTGCAGTTATCAGGCGAAGAATTGCATTCAGTGAGTGAAAGAGACAGCACTGGTGGTGCAGGAAGTGGTGGTAGCGATGCAGCTTCACCGTTGACTGCTCGATCGATCAGACTAGAACGAGTAGCACAGGCACTTGCTCACAGTCAAGAGGAGCTCAGAAG ACGCACTGGACAAGCCGGATTTCCCAGCAGTGGTTTTCCTGCTCACAG CCAGGACAGTTTGCATAAGAACAACTTGTCTGGTGTTGGATTGCCAATTGGACAATTGTCTAGTTCGCATTTGCATATGCAATCTACCATGAGTCCAGCAACCGCAGCAGCAGTAGCTGCAGCTCAAAAGAAGAAAGGCATTAAGAGCAGTCTTGGTAGATTTTTCAGCAAGAAAGAAAAG ATCAAGGGGAAAGATACACCAATGCCTGGAGATATACCAGGTATGGGAGGAGCAAATACACCTGCAGATCCTGATTATGGAGATAATGTTTCTGTTGCTGGCACTATGGGTAGTAAAAGCGATTTTGAtcgtagaaaaaagaaaag TCCAAGTGTATTTGGAAGTATGTTAGATTCTTCACGACACGAACTTCTGGCGGAGGCAATGAAAGCTGGAACACCTTTTGCTCTATGGAACGGACCAACTGTAGTGGCTTGGCTTGAGCTTTGGGTGGGCATGCCAACGTGGTATGTTGCAGCTTGCCGGGCAAATGTCAAAAGTGGTGCCATAATGAGTGCTCTTAGTGATACCGAAATTCAACGTGAAATTGGTATAAG tAATCCTCTACATCGATTGAAACTACGGTTAGCTATTCAAGAAATGGTGTCACTTACAAGTCCATCAGCACCAACAACTTCTCGCACAACCTTAGCATTTGGAGATATGAACCACGAATGGATTGGTAATGTCTGGCTTCCAAGTCTTGGTTTGCCACAGTATCGATCCACTTTCATGGAGTGCCTTGTTGATGCCAGAATGTTGGATCACCTTAACAAAAAGGACCTTCGTGGTCAACTTAGAATGGTTGATAGTTTTCACAG aaCAAGCTTGCAATATGGCATTTTGTGTTTAAAACGATTAAATTATGATAGGCAACAATTAGAAGAAAGGAGACGAATGGCGGAAGGTGCAAACGTCGATGTTCTTGTATGGAGTAATGATCGTGTTATAAGATGGGTGCAATCTATCGGCCTGAaa gAATACGGTAACCACCTCTTAGAATCTGGGGTACATGGAGCTCTTATAGCCCTCGATGAAAGTTTCGACGCAAATAGTTTTGCTCTAGCTTTGCAAATTCCAACGCAAAACACACAA GCTCGGCAGTTGTTAGAGATGGAGTTCGCAAATTTATTAACAGTAGGAACAGAAAGGCGACTCGATGAAGCGAATAATATGAAATCCTGA